From one Bacteroides eggerthii genomic stretch:
- a CDS encoding peptide MFS transporter: protein MFSKHPNGLIAAALANMGERFGFYIMMAILTLFISAKFGLSETTTGYIYSAFYASIYILALAGGIIADKTKNFKGTILAGLVMMAVGYLIIAIPTPTPVPSMGLYLGLTCFGLLVIAFGNGLFKGNLQALVGQMYDDPKYSSLRDSGFQIFYMFINIGGFFAPWIAIGVRNWWLKVNNFDYDATLPELCHQFLKEGDKMAPQAMENLTSLAEKVTLDGSHVADMGAFVNNYLDVFNRGFQYAFMAAIVAMLISLVIYLANKKRFPDPAKKVAAAKEQNTTVSKEEIKMSAAEIKQRIYALFAVFGVVIFFWLSFHQNGYSLTYFARDYVDLSVIDIDLGFTRIKGAEIFQCVNPFFVVFLTPFIMWLFGSLKKTGKEPSTPMKIAIGMGIAALAYVFLMIFSFTLPDKDVLSTMSAAEISAIRVTPWIMIGLYFILTVAELFISPLGLSFVSKVAPPHLQGLMQGCWLAATAVGNSLLFIGGILYTTVPIWACWLVFVGATGASMIVMLSMVKWLERVAK, encoded by the coding sequence ATGTTTAGCAAACACCCTAATGGATTGATTGCTGCCGCTTTGGCTAATATGGGAGAGCGTTTCGGCTTCTATATTATGATGGCAATCCTTACACTGTTTATCTCGGCGAAGTTCGGACTGTCGGAAACGACAACCGGATATATCTATTCCGCATTCTATGCATCTATTTATATTTTGGCATTAGCAGGCGGTATCATTGCTGACAAGACAAAAAATTTTAAAGGCACTATTTTGGCCGGTTTAGTGATGATGGCTGTCGGTTATCTTATTATTGCCATTCCCACTCCCACACCTGTTCCCAGCATGGGACTTTATCTCGGACTGACTTGCTTTGGACTTTTGGTCATTGCGTTCGGTAACGGTTTGTTCAAAGGAAATCTTCAGGCATTGGTAGGTCAGATGTATGATGATCCTAAGTACTCGAGCTTGCGTGACTCCGGTTTTCAGATTTTCTATATGTTTATCAATATCGGTGGCTTCTTTGCTCCATGGATTGCTATCGGTGTGCGTAACTGGTGGCTGAAAGTGAACAACTTCGATTATGATGCCACCTTGCCCGAACTTTGCCACCAATTCCTTAAAGAAGGTGATAAAATGGCTCCTCAGGCAATGGAGAATCTCACATCTTTGGCAGAAAAAGTTACGCTTGACGGTAGCCATGTGGCTGATATGGGCGCATTTGTCAACAACTATCTGGATGTGTTTAATCGTGGTTTCCAATACGCTTTCATGGCTGCGATTGTCGCTATGTTGATTTCATTGGTAATCTATCTGGCTAATAAAAAACGTTTCCCCGATCCGGCAAAGAAGGTTGCAGCAGCTAAAGAGCAGAATACTACTGTAAGTAAGGAAGAAATCAAAATGAGTGCTGCTGAAATCAAACAACGTATCTATGCATTGTTTGCTGTATTCGGTGTGGTAATCTTTTTCTGGTTGTCATTCCATCAGAATGGTTATTCGCTGACATATTTTGCACGTGACTATGTAGATCTGAGCGTAATAGATATCGACCTTGGCTTTACCCGTATCAAGGGGGCAGAAATATTCCAATGTGTGAACCCGTTCTTTGTTGTATTCCTCACTCCGTTTATCATGTGGTTGTTCGGCTCTTTGAAGAAGACCGGCAAAGAGCCTTCTACTCCGATGAAGATTGCTATCGGTATGGGAATTGCAGCATTGGCGTACGTATTCCTGATGATATTCTCATTTACTTTGCCCGATAAGGATGTGTTGAGCACTATGAGTGCCGCTGAAATCAGTGCGATTCGTGTGACCCCATGGATTATGATTGGTTTGTACTTCATTCTTACGGTTGCCGAATTGTTTATCTCGCCGTTAGGATTGTCTTTCGTATCCAAAGTGGCTCCTCCTCATTTGCAAGGTCTGATGCAGGGTTGTTGGTTGGCAGCAACTGCAGTAGGCAACTCACTACTTTTCATTGGAGGTATTCTGTATACTACCGTTCCAATTTGGGCATGCTGGTTAGTCTTTGTAGGTGCAACAGGTGCTTCTATGATTGTAATGCTCTCTATGGTTAAGTGGCTGGAGAGAGTGGCAAAATAA
- a CDS encoding alpha/beta hydrolase family protein, which produces MKQSNLLFMSAAMMLASCGGTGGAEQNTALIGKSDIQIEGKRMTPEALWAMGRIGSVVVSPDEKQIAYSVAYYSVPENKSNNELFVMNTDGSNNRQITCDNWQESQPTWIKDGAKIAFLCNETGSSQIWEMNPDGTARKQLTQYDGDIEGFSFSPDGKKLLFIAQVKTVQSTADKHPDLPKATGIIVTDLMYKHWDEWVTTAPHPFVADFDGNNISNIQDILDGEPYESPMKPWGGIEQLAWSPSSDKIAYTCRKKTGLAYAISTNSDIYIYDLATKKTENITEENKGYDTNPQYSPDGKYIAWQSMERDGYEADLNRLFIMDLETGEKRFVSRSFESNVDAFLWNKNSQSIYFIGVWHGETQIYNINLADNDRLTQLTDGMYDYASLALCGDKVIAKRHSMSMGDEIYAVNNVRNGDIFAEAKQLTSENKHIYDQLEMGKVEARWMKTTDGKQMLTWVIYPPQFDPNKKYPTLLFCEGGPQSPVSQFWSYRWNFQIMAANDYIIVAPNRRGLPGFGVEWNEAISGDYGGQCMKDYFTAIDEMSKEPFVDKDRLGCVGASFGGFSVYWLAGHHDKRFKAFIAHDGIFNMEMQYLETEEKWFANWDMGGAYWEKNNATAQRTFANSPHLFVDKWDTPILCIHGEKDFRILANQAMAAFDAAVMRGVPAELLIYPDENHWVLKPQNGILWQRTFFEWLDKWLKPAEK; this is translated from the coding sequence ATGAAACAATCAAACCTATTATTTATGTCGGCAGCAATGATGTTAGCGTCCTGCGGCGGAACCGGAGGTGCAGAACAAAACACCGCACTTATTGGAAAATCGGATATTCAAATAGAGGGTAAACGTATGACACCCGAAGCACTTTGGGCAATGGGACGTATCGGTAGTGTAGTCGTATCGCCCGACGAGAAACAGATTGCTTATTCGGTGGCCTATTACAGCGTACCGGAAAATAAGAGCAATAATGAGTTGTTTGTCATGAATACCGACGGCAGCAACAATAGACAAATAACCTGTGACAATTGGCAGGAAAGCCAACCCACCTGGATTAAAGATGGAGCGAAGATTGCTTTTCTCTGTAATGAAACCGGCAGCAGTCAAATATGGGAAATGAATCCGGACGGCACAGCCCGTAAGCAACTTACCCAATATGACGGAGACATTGAAGGCTTTTCTTTCTCTCCCGACGGTAAAAAACTGCTTTTTATCGCTCAGGTGAAAACCGTACAAAGCACCGCCGACAAACACCCCGACTTACCCAAGGCAACCGGTATCATCGTTACTGACTTAATGTACAAGCACTGGGATGAATGGGTAACAACTGCTCCGCACCCTTTTGTAGCAGATTTTGACGGTAACAACATCAGCAACATACAGGACATCTTGGACGGTGAGCCTTACGAAAGTCCTATGAAGCCTTGGGGAGGTATAGAGCAGTTAGCCTGGAGTCCTTCCTCTGACAAGATCGCTTACACTTGCCGCAAGAAAACCGGATTAGCCTATGCAATCTCCACTAATTCCGACATTTACATCTATGACCTTGCCACTAAGAAAACTGAAAATATAACTGAAGAAAACAAAGGTTACGATACCAATCCCCAATACTCTCCCGACGGCAAATATATTGCCTGGCAGAGTATGGAACGCGATGGTTACGAAGCTGACCTGAACCGTTTGTTCATTATGGATCTTGAAACCGGAGAAAAGCGTTTTGTGAGCAGATCGTTCGAGTCCAATGTGGATGCTTTCCTATGGAATAAAAATTCCCAAAGCATATATTTCATCGGTGTATGGCATGGGGAGACGCAGATATATAATATAAACCTTGCAGACAATGACCGGCTGACTCAGCTTACTGATGGTATGTACGACTACGCTTCCCTTGCCCTTTGCGGCGACAAAGTGATAGCCAAACGCCATTCCATGAGCATGGGTGATGAAATCTACGCTGTAAACAACGTACGCAACGGCGATATTTTTGCTGAAGCCAAACAACTGACATCCGAGAACAAGCATATCTACGACCAACTGGAAATGGGTAAGGTAGAAGCCCGCTGGATGAAAACAACTGATGGAAAGCAAATGTTAACATGGGTAATCTACCCACCCCAATTTGATCCGAACAAGAAGTATCCCACCCTACTCTTCTGTGAAGGTGGTCCTCAAAGCCCCGTCAGCCAGTTCTGGAGTTATCGTTGGAACTTCCAGATTATGGCCGCCAACGACTATATCATCGTAGCTCCCAATCGGCGTGGTCTTCCGGGCTTCGGCGTAGAATGGAACGAAGCTATCAGCGGGGATTACGGCGGCCAATGTATGAAAGATTATTTCACCGCCATTGATGAAATGTCAAAAGAGCCATTTGTCGACAAAGACCGACTGGGGTGTGTCGGTGCCAGTTTCGGCGGTTTCTCCGTCTACTGGCTTGCCGGACATCATGATAAACGCTTCAAAGCATTTATTGCCCACGACGGTATCTTCAACATGGAAATGCAATATTTGGAAACAGAAGAAAAATGGTTTGCCAACTGGGATATGGGTGGCGCATACTGGGAAAAGAACAATGCTACTGCCCAACGCACTTTTGCCAACTCTCCTCACCTTTTTGTAGATAAATGGGATACTCCTATCCTCTGTATTCATGGTGAAAAAGATTTCCGCATTTTAGCCAACCAAGCTATGGCAGCCTTTGATGCAGCCGTAATGCGTGGAGTACCAGCCGAACTTCTTATCTATCCGGATGAAAACCATTGGGTGTTGAAACCACAAAATGGCATTCTGTGGCAACGTACATTCTTTGAATGGCTTGATAAATGGCTGAAACCTGCTGAAAAATAA
- a CDS encoding GNAT family N-acetyltransferase, translating into MFTIRKATSTDCELIHKLAWQIFPETYKEILSKEQTEYMMEWMYSIENIRKQMEEEEHVYFIAYEECEAAGYVSIQPQGKDLFHLQKIYVLPYYQGAHCGSFLFREAVKYIKEIHPEPCMLELNVNRNNKALHFYEHMGMKKLREGDFPIGNGYYMNDYIMGKEI; encoded by the coding sequence ATGTTTACTATCAGAAAAGCAACAAGCACCGATTGTGAATTGATTCACAAACTGGCATGGCAGATATTTCCCGAAACTTATAAGGAAATACTATCAAAGGAACAAACTGAATATATGATGGAATGGATGTACTCCATAGAAAATATCCGTAAACAAATGGAGGAAGAAGAACATGTTTACTTTATAGCCTACGAAGAGTGCGAAGCAGCAGGTTATGTATCCATACAACCACAAGGCAAAGATTTATTCCACTTACAAAAGATTTATGTACTCCCCTATTATCAGGGGGCACACTGTGGGAGTTTCCTGTTTCGCGAAGCTGTAAAATATATAAAAGAGATACATCCGGAACCATGTATGCTGGAGTTAAACGTAAACCGCAATAATAAAGCACTGCACTTTTACGAACACATGGGGATGAAGAAACTAAGAGAAGGAGATTTTCCGATTGGAAACGGATATTACATGAATGATTATATAATGGGAAAGGAAATATGA
- a CDS encoding PadR family transcriptional regulator: MDVNNVKSQMRKGMLEYCIMLLLHKEPAYASDIIQKLKEARLIVVEGTLYPLLTRLKNDDLLSYEWIESTQGPPRKYYKLTEKGEVFLGELETSWQELNDTVDHIANS; encoded by the coding sequence ATGGACGTTAATAACGTAAAATCGCAAATGCGTAAGGGCATGCTTGAGTATTGCATCATGCTATTGCTCCATAAAGAGCCGGCTTATGCTTCGGATATCATACAAAAGTTGAAAGAGGCCCGGCTGATAGTGGTAGAGGGAACGCTCTATCCGTTGCTCACTCGTTTAAAAAACGATGATTTGTTAAGTTATGAATGGATAGAGTCCACGCAGGGGCCACCACGTAAATATTATAAGCTTACAGAAAAAGGAGAGGTTTTCTTGGGCGAGTTGGAAACATCCTGGCAGGAGTTGAACGATACGGTCGATCATATTGCAAATAGCTAG
- a CDS encoding PspC domain-containing protein — protein MKKTLTVNLGGTVFHIDEDAYCLLDNYLSNLKIHFRKEAGADEIIDDIERRISELFTEKLTAGSQVITIADVEEVIARMGKPEELEPDGNEAGAKTESWEGGSCSGNAGANFSTSTEKVRHRFYRNPDDRMLGGVVSGLAAYWGWDVTVFRLALVIIMIFGFKLLIPAYIICWIIVPEARTAAEKLSMRGEAVTVDNIGKTVTGGFEKVANGVNDYMRSDKPRTFLQKLGDALVMVVGLFFKICLVIFAIICSPLLFVFGVVFVALLFAAVMVAIGGGAALISMFPTFNVVLPTSPLSAIVMYIAGLLLVGIPLVSLVWAIFCQIFKWQPMVSGLKWTLVILWIISAAVFGICFAMQGATFPMLGVMAW, from the coding sequence ATGAAAAAGACATTAACGGTAAATTTAGGCGGAACTGTTTTTCACATTGATGAAGATGCCTACTGCCTTTTAGATAATTATCTGAGCAATTTGAAAATACATTTCCGTAAGGAAGCCGGTGCGGACGAGATTATTGATGATATTGAGCGTCGTATTTCCGAACTGTTTACAGAAAAACTTACTGCAGGGTCGCAAGTGATTACTATTGCCGATGTGGAAGAAGTTATCGCACGCATGGGCAAACCCGAAGAACTGGAACCTGATGGAAATGAAGCCGGCGCCAAAACGGAAAGTTGGGAGGGAGGTAGCTGTTCCGGTAATGCAGGTGCAAACTTTTCTACGAGTACGGAGAAAGTACGTCATCGTTTTTATCGTAACCCCGATGATAGGATGCTAGGGGGTGTGGTGAGCGGGCTGGCTGCTTATTGGGGATGGGATGTAACAGTCTTCCGTTTGGCACTTGTCATAATCATGATTTTTGGGTTTAAACTCCTGATTCCAGCTTATATTATTTGTTGGATTATCGTTCCTGAAGCTCGTACGGCAGCCGAAAAACTGAGCATGCGAGGCGAGGCTGTTACAGTGGACAATATAGGAAAGACGGTTACCGGTGGTTTTGAAAAGGTTGCCAATGGTGTGAATGATTATATGAGGTCTGACAAACCCCGTACTTTTTTGCAAAAACTGGGTGATGCATTAGTCATGGTTGTCGGTTTGTTCTTCAAAATATGTTTGGTGATATTCGCCATCATTTGCAGTCCGTTATTGTTTGTATTCGGGGTCGTATTTGTAGCTCTGCTTTTTGCAGCAGTAATGGTTGCCATTGGTGGTGGAGCTGCACTTATTTCGATGTTTCCCACTTTTAATGTGGTGCTACCTACGTCTCCGTTGTCTGCTATTGTAATGTATATTGCAGGCCTTCTGTTGGTGGGCATTCCATTGGTGAGCCTTGTTTGGGCAATATTCTGTCAAATATTCAAATGGCAGCCTATGGTTTCCGGATTGAAATGGACTTTGGTTATTCTTTGGATTATAAGTGCGGCGGTATTTGGTATCTGCTTTGCTATGCAGGGAGCAACATTCCCAATGCTGGGAGTAATGGCATGGTAG
- the ybaK gene encoding Cys-tRNA(Pro) deacylase codes for MKINKTNVARLLDKAKIAYELIPYEVDEKDLSAVHVAASLGEDIEQVFKTLILHGDRTGYFVCVIPGEHEVDLKLAAKVSGNKKCDLIPMKELLPLTGYIRGGCSPIGMKKAFPTYIHETCLQFPYIYISAGQRGLQLKLNPEDLIKEVHAQVCILFEA; via the coding sequence ATGAAAATTAATAAAACGAATGTAGCCCGGCTGCTTGATAAGGCAAAAATTGCTTATGAACTTATTCCGTATGAAGTGGATGAAAAAGATCTGAGCGCTGTACATGTTGCCGCCAGCTTGGGAGAGGACATAGAGCAGGTCTTTAAGACCTTGATATTGCATGGTGACAGGACTGGTTATTTTGTGTGCGTCATCCCCGGCGAACACGAGGTTGATTTGAAGTTGGCCGCGAAAGTTTCCGGTAACAAGAAATGCGATCTCATCCCGATGAAAGAATTGCTTCCATTAACGGGATATATTCGTGGCGGCTGTTCGCCTATCGGCATGAAAAAAGCTTTTCCTACCTATATTCACGAAACTTGCCTGCAGTTCCCTTATATTTATATAAGTGCGGGGCAACGTGGCCTGCAGCTCAAACTCAATCCGGAAGATCTGATAAAAGAAGTTCATGCCCAAGTCTGCATCCTGTTTGAGGCATAA
- a CDS encoding MATE family efflux transporter, which translates to MQTKYTYKEIWLIAYPILISLLMEQMIGMTDTAFLGRVGEIELGASAIAGIFYIVMFMVAFGFSIGAQILIARRNGEQQYKEIGNLFYQGIYFQLGMAAVMFIVCYCFAPVILKRLVSSEHIYNAAMSYLNWRVFGFFFSFTAVMFRAFFLGTTQTKTLTLNSIVMVLSNIIFNYVLIFGKFGVPGLGIAGAAIGSSLAELVSLIFFILYTRSRIDIRKYGLDKIPGIRWNILKRMLNVSFWTMVQNFLSLSTWFLLFLYVEHLGERSLAITNIIRNVSGIMFMVMMAFASTCGSLVSNLIGAGNINCVPGTIRQHIRIAYAFVLPFAIFFALFPKLILSVYTDMPELQEAAVPSLWVLCSAYLFLVPANVYFQSVSGTGNTRTALALEMITLVIYTCYITYIVAYLKLDVAFAWTSEIVYSIGILVLCYFYMKKGTWSLKKI; encoded by the coding sequence ATGCAAACGAAATACACCTATAAAGAAATCTGGCTTATAGCCTACCCTATCCTAATCAGCCTGCTTATGGAGCAGATGATTGGCATGACAGATACCGCTTTCCTGGGACGCGTAGGAGAAATAGAGTTAGGAGCATCCGCCATTGCAGGTATTTTCTATATAGTAATGTTTATGGTTGCTTTCGGCTTCAGCATCGGAGCGCAAATATTGATTGCGAGACGTAACGGCGAACAACAATATAAAGAAATAGGTAACTTATTTTATCAAGGAATCTATTTTCAATTGGGAATGGCAGCGGTTATGTTTATTGTCTGCTACTGTTTTGCACCGGTAATATTGAAACGGCTCGTCTCTTCCGAACACATCTACAATGCAGCAATGAGTTATCTCAATTGGCGCGTATTCGGTTTTTTCTTCTCTTTTACAGCTGTAATGTTTCGTGCTTTTTTCTTGGGAACGACACAAACTAAAACACTGACATTGAACTCCATTGTCATGGTATTAAGCAATATCATATTCAATTATGTCCTGATATTCGGTAAATTCGGAGTCCCGGGCCTCGGTATTGCCGGAGCTGCAATCGGTTCATCTTTAGCAGAACTGGTATCGCTTATATTCTTCATACTTTATACCCGCAGTCGTATTGACATCCGCAAGTACGGGTTAGACAAGATACCGGGCATCCGCTGGAATATACTCAAACGTATGCTTAACGTCTCTTTTTGGACAATGGTACAAAATTTCCTGTCACTCTCAACATGGTTCCTACTTTTTTTATACGTAGAGCATTTGGGAGAACGTTCACTTGCAATTACTAATATTATCCGTAACGTATCAGGCATCATGTTCATGGTTATGATGGCATTTGCCTCGACTTGCGGTTCATTAGTCAGCAACCTTATCGGAGCGGGAAATATCAATTGTGTACCGGGTACAATACGACAGCATATACGAATTGCCTATGCTTTCGTATTGCCATTCGCCATTTTCTTTGCATTATTCCCTAAGCTGATATTGAGTGTATATACAGACATGCCTGAATTGCAGGAAGCCGCTGTTCCCTCACTTTGGGTACTCTGCTCCGCCTATCTGTTCCTTGTACCGGCCAACGTTTATTTTCAGTCTGTATCGGGAACAGGAAACACACGTACGGCATTAGCTTTGGAAATGATAACACTGGTGATTTATACTTGCTATATCACATACATTGTAGCCTATCTGAAATTAGATGTAGCATTTGCATGGACATCAGAAATCGTTTATTCCATAGGCATTTTAGTGCTTTGTTACTTTTATATGAAGAAAGGGACGTGGAGCCTGAAAAAGATTTAA
- the uvrA gene encoding excinuclease ABC subunit UvrA, translating to MQEETEYINVYGARVHNLKDIDAEIPRNSLTVITGLSGSGKSSLAFDTIFAEGQRRYIETFSAYARNFLGNLERPDVDKITGLSPVISIEQKTTNKNPRSTVGTTTEIYDYLRLLYARAGEAYSYVSGEKMVKYTEEQILDLILNDYKGKRIYILAPLVRSRKGHYKELFEQVRKKGYLYVRVDGVVREALPGMKLDRYKNHDVEVVIDKLVVADKDDTRLKNSVATAMRQGDGLLMILDVQDESVRHYSKRLMCPVTGLSYREPAPHNFSFNSPQGACPKCKGLGVVNQIDIDKVIPDRELSISEGAVIPLGKAKNSMIFWQITALLEKYEATLKTPVKELPDDAIDEILYGSDERIKIKSSLIGTSSDYFVTFEGVVKYIQMLQEKDASATAQKWAEQFAKTAVCPECHGAKLNKEALSYRIHDKNIYELSTMDINELYDWLMNVDQFLSNKQQQIAVEILKEIRTRLKFLLDVGLDYLSLDRSAVSLSGGESQRIRLATQIGSQLVNVLYILDEPSIGLHQRDNLRLIHSLKELRDMGNSVIVVEHDKDMMLAADYVIDMGPKAGRLGGEVVFAGTPGKMLQTHTLTSQYLNGERAIEVPAERRKGNGHSLWLRGAKGNNLKNVDVEFPLGKLICVTGVSGSGKSTLINETLQPILSQKFYRSLQDPLEYDSIEGLEYIDKVVNVDQSPLGRTPRSNPATYTGVFSDIRNLFVGLPEAKIRGYKAGRFSFNVSGGRCEACQGNGYKTIEMNFLPDVYVPCEVCHGKRYNRETLEVRFKGKSIADVLDMTINRAVEFFENVPQILNKIKVIQEVGLGYIKLGQSSTTLSGGESQRVKLATELSKRDTGKTLYILDEPTTGLHFEDIRVLMNVLNKLVDKGNTVVVIEHNLDVIKMADYIIDMGPEGGKGGGELLSCGTPEEVAKSTKGYTPKFLKEELHI from the coding sequence ATGCAAGAAGAAACAGAATATATCAATGTATACGGAGCGCGTGTACATAATTTGAAGGACATTGATGCTGAAATTCCCCGTAATAGCCTGACGGTCATCACCGGGTTGAGTGGAAGTGGCAAGTCATCTTTAGCATTCGATACGATATTTGCTGAAGGCCAACGCCGGTATATTGAAACCTTTTCCGCTTATGCCCGTAACTTCCTGGGGAATCTGGAACGTCCTGATGTAGACAAGATTACAGGCCTGAGTCCGGTGATTTCCATTGAGCAGAAGACAACCAATAAAAATCCGCGTTCCACCGTAGGTACGACAACGGAAATATACGATTATCTTCGCCTGCTGTACGCTCGTGCCGGTGAGGCTTATTCTTATGTTTCCGGTGAGAAAATGGTGAAATACACCGAAGAGCAAATCCTTGATCTTATTCTGAATGATTATAAAGGAAAACGTATTTACATTCTTGCTCCGCTGGTACGTAGCCGTAAAGGACATTATAAGGAATTGTTCGAGCAAGTCCGGAAGAAAGGTTATCTCTATGTCCGCGTAGACGGTGTGGTGCGTGAGGCTCTTCCCGGCATGAAGCTGGACCGCTACAAGAATCATGATGTAGAAGTGGTGATTGACAAGCTGGTTGTGGCAGATAAAGACGACACTCGTTTGAAGAACAGCGTTGCCACTGCCATGCGTCAGGGAGACGGACTGCTGATGATTCTTGATGTGCAAGATGAAAGTGTGCGCCATTATAGTAAACGCCTGATGTGCCCTGTAACCGGGTTGTCTTACCGCGAACCTGCTCCTCATAACTTTTCTTTCAACTCTCCGCAGGGAGCCTGTCCCAAATGTAAAGGACTGGGTGTGGTGAATCAGATTGATATAGACAAGGTTATCCCGGATCGTGAGCTTTCCATAAGTGAGGGAGCTGTTATACCTTTGGGAAAAGCCAAGAATAGTATGATATTTTGGCAGATTACCGCATTGCTGGAGAAATATGAAGCCACGTTGAAAACTCCTGTCAAGGAACTTCCGGATGATGCCATAGATGAGATTCTGTATGGTTCGGATGAACGCATAAAGATAAAGAGTTCGCTCATTGGTACGTCATCCGATTATTTCGTTACTTTCGAGGGGGTAGTGAAGTACATTCAGATGTTGCAGGAAAAAGACGCGTCTGCCACAGCGCAGAAATGGGCAGAACAGTTTGCCAAGACAGCTGTTTGTCCGGAGTGTCATGGAGCGAAACTGAATAAAGAGGCTTTGTCATACCGCATCCATGATAAAAACATCTATGAACTCTCCACAATGGACATCAATGAGCTGTATGACTGGTTGATGAACGTAGACCAATTTCTCAGCAATAAGCAGCAACAGATTGCTGTCGAAATATTAAAGGAAATCCGTACCCGTCTAAAATTCCTGCTGGATGTGGGATTGGATTATTTGTCATTGGACCGTAGTGCCGTCAGTCTTTCCGGCGGCGAAAGCCAGCGCATCCGGCTTGCCACACAGATAGGCTCGCAGTTGGTCAACGTTCTGTATATCTTGGATGAACCCAGTATCGGATTGCACCAACGCGATAATCTGCGGCTTATTCATTCACTGAAAGAGCTGCGCGATATGGGCAACTCTGTTATCGTGGTGGAGCACGATAAGGATATGATGCTTGCTGCCGATTATGTTATTGATATGGGGCCTAAAGCGGGCCGGTTGGGCGGAGAGGTTGTCTTTGCCGGTACTCCGGGAAAGATGTTGCAGACGCATACGCTGACTTCCCAATATCTGAACGGCGAACGTGCCATCGAAGTGCCTGCCGAACGGCGCAAAGGTAACGGTCATAGTCTTTGGTTGCGTGGCGCCAAAGGCAATAACCTGAAGAATGTAGATGTGGAGTTCCCGCTTGGCAAATTGATTTGTGTGACCGGTGTATCGGGCAGCGGTAAGTCTACGCTGATTAATGAGACACTTCAACCCATTCTTTCACAGAAGTTTTATCGCTCTCTTCAAGACCCTTTGGAGTACGATAGTATTGAAGGATTAGAGTATATAGATAAGGTGGTAAATGTGGATCAGTCTCCGTTGGGGCGTACTCCGCGTTCCAATCCCGCCACTTATACCGGAGTCTTTTCGGACATCCGTAACTTGTTTGTCGGTCTGCCCGAAGCTAAAATTCGCGGTTACAAGGCGGGACGCTTCTCGTTCAATGTCAGTGGGGGGCGTTGCGAAGCCTGCCAGGGCAATGGTTATAAAACTATTGAAATGAACTTCCTGCCCGACGTGTATGTTCCTTGTGAGGTCTGCCATGGCAAACGCTACAATCGGGAAACCCTGGAAGTGCGCTTCAAAGGGAAGTCTATTGCCGATGTGCTGGATATGACAATTAACCGCGCGGTGGAATTTTTTGAAAACGTGCCTCAGATTCTGAATAAGATAAAGGTAATTCAAGAGGTGGGGCTGGGTTATATAAAACTGGGACAGTCTTCTACCACGCTTTCCGGTGGCGAAAGCCAACGTGTGAAGCTTGCCACCGAACTTTCCAAGCGGGATACAGGCAAGACGCTCTATATTCTTGATGAGCCTACCACCGGACTGCACTTTGAGGATATCCGCGTGCTGATGAATGTGCTGAACAAGTTGGTCGATAAGGGCAATACGGTCGTTGTTATCGAGCATAATCTTGACGTTATCAAAATGGCAGACTATATCATAGATATGGGACCGGAAGGCGGTAAGGGCGGGGGAGAACTCCTTTCTTGCGGTACACCCGAAGAAGTGGCAAAGAGCACGAAGGGATATACTCCGAAGTTCTTGAAAGAAGAACTTCATATTTGA